One stretch of Acidimicrobiales bacterium DNA includes these proteins:
- the atpD gene encoding F0F1 ATP synthase subunit beta — MTDTALKDGRIVGIAGPVIDAEFPQGELPEINTAIEFDVVVDGATVTIVAEVAQQIGDSRVRAIAMKPTDGLTRGTTVHNTGQGISVPVGDATLGHVFSVTGQGLDDPTAGQGAERWEIHRSAPSFDSLEPKAQMFETGVKVIDLLTPYLQGGKIGLFGGAGVGKTVLITEMINRVATNHGGVSVFAGVGERTREGTDLLLEMGESGVLSKAALVFGQMDEPPGVRLRVALSALTMAEYFRDVQGQDVLLFVDNIFRFVQAGSEVSTLLGRMPSAVGYQPTLADEMGDLQERITTTRGRSITSMQAVYVPADDYTDPAPFTSFTHFDGTTELSRDIAALGIYPAVDPLASTSTILTPEVVGQKHYDTARRVQEILQRYKELQDIIAILGLDELSEEDKITVSRARKVQRFLSQPMNVAEVFTGLPGVTTPVEETVDSFAALVDGELDDLPEQAFLNVGGAEDARRRARELQG, encoded by the coding sequence ATGACCGACACCGCTCTCAAGGACGGCCGTATCGTCGGCATCGCCGGACCGGTGATCGACGCGGAGTTCCCCCAGGGTGAGCTTCCCGAGATCAACACGGCCATCGAGTTCGACGTTGTGGTAGACGGAGCGACCGTCACCATCGTGGCCGAGGTGGCCCAGCAGATCGGCGACAGCCGGGTGCGCGCCATCGCTATGAAGCCGACCGACGGCCTGACCAGGGGCACCACGGTGCACAACACGGGCCAGGGCATCAGCGTGCCGGTGGGTGACGCCACCCTTGGCCATGTGTTCAGCGTGACCGGCCAGGGCCTCGACGACCCGACGGCCGGCCAAGGAGCCGAGCGCTGGGAGATCCACCGTTCGGCTCCGTCGTTCGACTCGCTAGAGCCCAAGGCACAGATGTTCGAGACCGGGGTAAAGGTCATCGACCTGCTCACCCCGTACCTGCAGGGCGGCAAGATCGGTCTGTTCGGCGGGGCGGGGGTGGGCAAGACGGTACTCATCACCGAGATGATCAACCGGGTGGCCACCAACCACGGTGGCGTGTCGGTGTTCGCCGGCGTGGGCGAGCGCACCCGCGAGGGAACCGACCTCCTCCTGGAGATGGGCGAGTCGGGCGTGCTCTCCAAGGCCGCCCTGGTATTCGGCCAGATGGACGAGCCGCCGGGGGTCCGCCTGCGGGTGGCTCTGTCGGCCCTGACCATGGCCGAGTACTTCCGCGACGTACAGGGCCAGGACGTGCTGCTGTTCGTCGACAACATCTTCCGGTTCGTGCAGGCCGGTTCCGAGGTATCGACTCTGCTGGGTCGCATGCCGTCGGCCGTCGGCTACCAGCCGACGCTGGCCGACGAGATGGGAGACCTGCAGGAGCGAATCACCACAACCCGTGGCCGGTCGATCACGTCGATGCAGGCCGTGTACGTGCCGGCCGACGACTACACCGACCCGGCGCCCTTTACGTCGTTCACCCACTTCGACGGCACCACCGAGTTGAGCCGCGACATCGCTGCCCTCGGCATCTATCCGGCCGTGGACCCCTTGGCCTCCACCTCGACCATCCTCACTCCCGAGGTGGTCGGCCAGAAGCACTACGACACGGCCCGCCGCGTCCAGGAGATCCTTCAGCGCTACAAGGAACTACAGGACATCATCGCCATCCTCGGGCTTGACGAGCTCTCCGAGGAAGACAAGATCACCGTGTCCCGGGCCCGCAAGGTCCAGCGGTTCCTGTCTCAGCCCATGAACGTGGCCGAGGTGTTCACCGGCCTGCCCGGCGTGACCACGCCTGTCGAGGAGACGGTCGACTCGTTCGCCGCCCTCGTGGACGGTGAGTTGGACGACTTGCCCGAGCAGGCATTTCTGAACGTGGGTGGCGCCGAGGATGCGCGGCGTAGAGCCCGCGAGCTGCAGGGCTGA
- the atpC gene encoding ATP synthase F1 subunit epsilon, with amino-acid sequence MTFQVELVSPEAISYSGEAEMVIARTLEGGDIAFQPGHVPFIGVLAVWSVDVVRPDGNRDTIAVHQGFVQVAGTRVSILSDVSEPSADIDVDRARAAKGNAEAALTTDRNNAELAGALARAELRLRVAGADA; translated from the coding sequence ATGACGTTCCAAGTCGAGCTGGTCTCCCCGGAGGCCATCTCCTACAGCGGTGAGGCCGAGATGGTCATCGCCCGGACGCTCGAGGGTGGCGACATCGCCTTTCAGCCCGGCCACGTTCCGTTCATCGGTGTGCTGGCCGTCTGGTCGGTCGACGTGGTCCGGCCCGACGGGAACCGGGACACCATCGCCGTGCACCAGGGCTTCGTCCAGGTGGCCGGTACCCGGGTGAGCATCCTGTCTGACGTCTCGGAGCCCTCTGCAGACATCGATGTGGACCGGGCCCGCGCGGCGAAGGGCAACGCTGAGGCGGCGCTTACCACCGACCGGAACAACGCCGAGTTGGCCGGTGCGCTGGCCCGGGCTGAACTACGCCTCCGGGTGGCAGGCGCTGACGCCTGA
- the atpF gene encoding F0F1 ATP synthase subunit B, which yields MRIRRNRLLAAPLFALLGIAAFAGPAQASGESVGGCMAEVIHEAEEHHGKDHDVLHDEHVQDDLEKCFEAPNPILPELNEIIWGGAAFLILFVLMVKKGFPAVKGAMDARAERIRSDLDAADQARTDAQAVQADYEARLADAKSEAARLIDEARGAADELKVDLAARAEADIAEMRTRAATDIESQKAQAIADLRAEVAGIALGAAERVVQSSLDAEVQGRLIDAYIDEVASSDG from the coding sequence ATGCGAATCCGACGGAACCGCCTGTTAGCGGCCCCGCTGTTCGCCCTGCTAGGCATCGCGGCTTTTGCTGGCCCGGCCCAAGCCTCGGGCGAAAGTGTGGGCGGTTGTATGGCGGAAGTGATTCATGAGGCCGAGGAGCATCATGGAAAAGACCACGATGTGCTTCATGACGAGCACGTGCAGGATGACTTGGAGAAGTGCTTTGAGGCACCCAACCCGATCCTCCCAGAACTGAACGAGATCATCTGGGGTGGTGCCGCCTTCCTGATCCTGTTCGTACTCATGGTCAAGAAGGGCTTCCCGGCTGTCAAAGGGGCCATGGACGCCCGGGCTGAGAGGATTCGGAGCGACCTGGACGCTGCCGATCAGGCTCGGACAGACGCCCAGGCCGTACAGGCCGACTACGAAGCCCGCCTGGCCGACGCCAAGTCCGAGGCGGCCCGCCTCATTGACGAAGCCCGGGGGGCTGCCGACGAGTTGAAGGTCGACCTGGCTGCCCGCGCCGAGGCTGACATCGCTGAGATGCGAACCCGCGCCGCGACCGACATCGAGTCGCAGAAGGCCCAGGCCATCGCTGACCTCCGGGCCGAGGTGGCCGGAATCGCTCTTGGTGCCGCTGAGAGGGTGGTCCAGTCCAGCCTCGACGCCGAGGTCCAGGGTCGACTGATTGACGCTTACATCGACGAGGTAGCCAGCAGCGATGGCTGA
- a CDS encoding F0F1 ATP synthase subunit gamma — protein sequence MAGGKERVLRRRIGSVQNTKKITRAMELIAATRVVKAQQRARAAKPYAEQITSVIENLAAGGAEVDHPLLRQVETVQRVGVVVISSDRGLAGPYNSAVIRAAERQVQNARSEGADYSLIVIGKKARDYFAFRNFNIDTYTSGISDNPTYEDARRVADTVASMFTEGRVDRVELVYTEFISLGSQKVAVRRFLPLESTATIAAEGSGDSGISGSFEFEPSPEAVLAALLPRYVEARLFGALLESAASEHANRQRAMKAATDNAEELITKLSREMNRARQDAITTEIMEIVSGAEALGSDDTKTKEPVAAGVEA from the coding sequence GTGGCCGGCGGTAAGGAGAGGGTGCTGCGACGCCGGATCGGCAGCGTTCAGAACACCAAGAAGATCACCCGGGCCATGGAGTTGATCGCCGCCACGCGCGTCGTGAAAGCCCAGCAGCGGGCTCGGGCGGCCAAGCCGTACGCCGAGCAGATCACTTCGGTGATTGAGAACCTGGCTGCCGGGGGCGCAGAGGTTGACCACCCGCTGCTCCGCCAGGTCGAGACGGTCCAGCGGGTGGGCGTGGTGGTGATCTCGTCGGATCGCGGCTTGGCCGGTCCCTACAACTCGGCCGTCATCCGGGCCGCCGAGCGTCAGGTGCAGAACGCTCGGTCGGAGGGAGCGGACTACTCGCTGATCGTGATCGGCAAGAAGGCCCGCGACTACTTCGCCTTCCGAAACTTCAACATCGACACGTACACCAGCGGCATCAGCGACAACCCGACCTACGAGGACGCCCGTCGGGTCGCCGACACGGTGGCCTCAATGTTTACCGAGGGCCGGGTGGACCGCGTCGAACTCGTCTACACGGAGTTCATCAGCCTGGGCTCCCAGAAGGTAGCCGTTCGTCGGTTCCTGCCGCTGGAGAGCACCGCGACCATCGCAGCGGAGGGCTCCGGCGATTCCGGGATTAGCGGATCGTTTGAGTTCGAGCCCTCCCCGGAGGCCGTGCTGGCTGCCCTTCTGCCCCGCTACGTGGAGGCTCGCCTGTTCGGCGCCCTGCTGGAGTCGGCGGCTTCCGAGCACGCCAACCGCCAGCGGGCCATGAAGGCGGCTACCGACAACGCGGAGGAACTGATTACCAAGCTCTCGCGCGAGATGAACCGGGCCCGTCAGGACGCCATCACCACCGAGATCATGGAGATCGTCAGCGGTGCCGAGGCACTGGGGTCTGACGACACCAAGACCAAAGAACCCGTCGCCGCCGGCGTCGAGGCCTGA
- a CDS encoding fatty acid desaturase, with translation MESRSPDDAPRHAALITSMTGGMTPSPPAFAGSERFHPDGRPKGNFRESLRRIPDGHNALTVAGAVLFPVAVVAAAVATSHPVGWVVAFLLMPAAQNRLFILHHEAAHRVLFSNRRVNDLVGINLIGWLTFGTGGHGYRIGHINHHRDEFGPKEPDFLLYSQYPISAASMRRKHRRDLLGVSAFRIVRPRFQRLGEIRHRRLTYRFLAGQALVFGAFWISGYPWLYPLLWVLPWATLYQGLNRIRAIAEHGGMTRSPDRRSTTHHVRQTLPAKLVMVPFGVGYHLAHHADMTVPYRNLPRLHAALVADGYVGDLEWPSYRSLWRALRAG, from the coding sequence ATGGAGTCCCGCTCTCCGGATGACGCCCCTCGACACGCGGCGCTGATCACCTCGATGACCGGCGGCATGACCCCCTCGCCACCGGCCTTCGCCGGCAGCGAGCGGTTCCACCCCGACGGGCGCCCGAAGGGCAATTTCCGTGAGTCGCTGCGGAGGATCCCCGACGGACACAATGCCCTGACGGTGGCCGGCGCTGTCCTCTTCCCGGTTGCCGTGGTGGCCGCCGCTGTGGCCACCTCCCACCCAGTCGGCTGGGTTGTGGCCTTCCTGCTTATGCCAGCAGCCCAGAACCGGCTGTTCATCCTCCACCACGAGGCGGCGCACCGGGTGCTGTTTTCCAATCGACGGGTCAACGACCTGGTCGGTATCAACCTGATCGGCTGGTTGACCTTCGGAACGGGCGGCCACGGCTACCGGATCGGCCACATCAACCACCACCGTGATGAGTTCGGACCGAAGGAACCCGACTTCCTGCTCTACTCGCAGTACCCGATCAGCGCCGCCTCGATGCGCCGCAAGCACCGACGGGACCTGCTGGGCGTGTCGGCCTTTCGAATCGTGCGGCCCCGCTTCCAGCGCCTCGGCGAGATCCGGCATCGACGCCTCACCTATCGGTTCCTGGCCGGGCAGGCCCTGGTGTTCGGTGCCTTCTGGATCTCGGGCTATCCGTGGCTGTACCCGCTGCTGTGGGTGCTGCCGTGGGCCACCCTGTATCAGGGGCTGAACCGGATTCGAGCCATCGCCGAGCACGGAGGTATGACGCGTTCACCGGACCGGCGGTCCACCACCCACCATGTTCGACAGACCCTTCCGGCCAAGCTGGTCATGGTGCCTTTTGGGGTGGGCTACCACCTGGCTCACCACGCCGACATGACGGTGCCGTACCGCAACCTGCCCCGCTTGCACGCTGCGCTAGTCGCCGACGGCTATGTCGGCGACCTGGAGTGGCCTTCGTATCGGTCGCTCTGGCGGGCGCTGCGGGCCGGCTGA
- the atpA gene encoding F0F1 ATP synthase subunit alpha, with product MSELTINTADIAAAIQKNLDSFEPSLEQTQVGRVLEVGDGIARVSGLPDAAVNELLQFESGTFGLALNLDEESIGAVVLGEVDDIEEGQTVRATGDILSLPVGDGLLGRVVNALGEPIDGKGPLTNTQPRRMEIQAPGIMGRKPVHEPMQTGIKAIDSLIPIGRGQRELIIGDRKTGKTTIAIDTIINQAGQGMKCVYVAIGQKASTVAQNVAVLEAHGAMEYTVVVVAPASDPAPFKYLAPYAGCAIGQHWMDNGGHALAIYDDLSKQAEAYRQMSLLLRRPPGREAYPGDVFYLHSRLLERAAKLSDDLGAGSMTALPVIETKAGDVSAFIPTNVISITDGQIFLQDDLFKSGVRPAVDVGISVSRVGSAAQVKAMKTAVGTLKSDLQQFRELESFAAFGSDLDAVSQAQLDRGYRLTELLKQGLNSPLLVEEQVVSIWAGTRGHLDGVDVSDVGRFEADLLDWFRTRHADVLAGIQETGKIDDEDAFEAAIAAFTEQFDGSTASAGPAPDAEATDTDSTLVDADTTLPEEDISEIK from the coding sequence ATGTCTGAACTGACGATCAACACGGCGGACATCGCCGCCGCGATCCAGAAGAACCTCGACAGCTTCGAGCCCAGCCTGGAACAGACCCAGGTCGGCCGGGTGCTTGAGGTGGGCGACGGAATCGCTCGCGTGTCGGGCCTGCCCGACGCCGCTGTAAATGAGCTTCTCCAGTTCGAGAGCGGTACCTTCGGGCTCGCCCTGAACCTCGACGAAGAGTCCATCGGTGCGGTAGTCCTCGGCGAGGTGGACGACATCGAGGAGGGCCAGACCGTCCGGGCGACCGGTGACATCCTGTCGCTGCCGGTGGGCGACGGTCTGCTGGGTCGCGTCGTCAACGCCCTCGGCGAGCCCATCGACGGCAAGGGCCCGCTGACCAACACTCAGCCCCGGCGCATGGAGATCCAGGCACCGGGGATCATGGGTCGTAAGCCTGTGCACGAGCCGATGCAGACCGGCATCAAGGCCATCGACTCGCTCATCCCCATCGGTCGTGGCCAGCGTGAGCTGATCATCGGCGATCGCAAAACCGGTAAGACGACGATCGCCATCGACACAATCATCAACCAGGCCGGCCAGGGCATGAAGTGCGTTTACGTGGCCATCGGCCAGAAGGCGTCCACCGTGGCCCAAAACGTGGCCGTGCTGGAAGCCCACGGAGCCATGGAGTACACGGTCGTGGTGGTCGCCCCGGCCTCTGACCCGGCGCCGTTCAAGTACCTGGCGCCCTACGCCGGATGCGCCATCGGCCAGCACTGGATGGACAACGGCGGCCACGCCCTGGCCATTTACGACGACCTGTCCAAGCAGGCCGAGGCCTACCGTCAGATGTCGCTCCTCTTGCGCCGCCCGCCGGGCCGTGAGGCCTACCCGGGCGACGTCTTCTACCTGCACAGCCGCTTGCTGGAGCGAGCGGCCAAGCTCAGCGACGATCTGGGTGCCGGTTCAATGACCGCCCTACCGGTCATCGAGACGAAGGCCGGCGACGTCTCGGCGTTCATCCCGACCAACGTGATCTCGATCACCGACGGCCAGATCTTCCTGCAGGACGACCTGTTCAAGTCGGGCGTGCGTCCGGCCGTAGACGTCGGTATCTCGGTGTCTCGGGTTGGCTCGGCCGCCCAGGTCAAGGCCATGAAGACGGCCGTGGGCACGCTCAAGTCCGACCTCCAGCAGTTTCGGGAGCTGGAGTCGTTTGCTGCCTTCGGCTCCGACCTGGACGCGGTGTCCCAGGCTCAACTGGACCGCGGCTACCGGTTGACCGAGCTCCTCAAGCAGGGCCTCAACTCGCCCCTGCTGGTCGAGGAGCAGGTCGTGTCCATCTGGGCCGGTACCCGGGGGCACCTCGACGGGGTGGACGTCAGCGACGTCGGCCGCTTCGAGGCCGACCTCTTGGACTGGTTCCGGACTCGTCACGCCGACGTGCTGGCCGGGATCCAGGAGACCGGAAAGATCGACGACGAGGACGCCTTCGAGGCGGCCATAGCGGCGTTCACCGAGCAGTTCGATGGCTCGACGGCTTCCGCCGGTCCCGCGCCGGATGCCGAGGCCACCGACACCGATTCCACCCTCGTGGATGCTGACACGACGCTTCCCGAAGAGGACATCTCGGAGATCAAGTGA
- the atpH gene encoding ATP synthase F1 subunit delta: MADHTVAGYAEALFAVAVAEGNPAEVEDELFRFAQALLSNDDLRSTLADQGVAAPVRQQVVEDLLDGKASDTTSALVSMVVGAGRATELPAIVEAMVQMGAASRNKALATVRSAVDLTAEQRDRLAAAINTRTGREVEVKVVIDPSVLGGVVTEIGDDIIDGSVRRRLNQLRESFR, from the coding sequence ATGGCTGACCACACGGTGGCTGGCTACGCCGAGGCACTGTTTGCTGTGGCTGTGGCGGAGGGTAACCCGGCCGAAGTTGAGGACGAGTTGTTCCGGTTCGCCCAGGCTCTCCTGTCCAACGACGACCTCCGCTCGACCCTGGCCGACCAAGGTGTGGCGGCGCCCGTTCGGCAGCAGGTCGTGGAGGATCTGCTGGACGGGAAGGCTTCGGATACCACGTCGGCCCTTGTCTCGATGGTGGTCGGTGCCGGGCGCGCCACCGAGCTGCCCGCCATCGTGGAAGCGATGGTCCAGATGGGAGCAGCGTCGCGAAATAAGGCGTTGGCCACCGTCCGTTCCGCGGTCGACCTGACTGCCGAGCAGAGGGATCGTCTGGCTGCCGCTATCAACACTCGCACCGGCCGTGAGGTCGAGGTCAAAGTGGTCATCGACCCGTCCGTACTGGGTGGCGTGGTCACCGAGATTGGTGACGACATCATCGACGGCAGCGTTCGACGCCGCCTCAACCAGCTCCGTGAGAGCTTTCGCTAG
- the atpB gene encoding F0F1 ATP synthase subunit A, whose translation MNVLALDFPPVSHLFEWPDMLFGGTAYAVNKTVLIYLAAVAITGAIFLLAGRKTGSLVPAGIQHVAESGVTFIEESVVMETIGEEGKKFVPFLTTMFFFILFSNIFEVVPGIQFPANSRMAVPITLALVVWVIYNFVGVRAQGLGGYLKNSLFPPGVPVALYLIVTPIELVSTFVVRPFSLAIRLWANMVAGHLLLVTFAVLTHTLWSNGYVGAVAPFSMLIMMTGFEILVSVLQAFIFTILTAVYIGGSLHPAH comes from the coding sequence GTGAACGTGCTCGCACTTGACTTTCCGCCAGTCAGCCACCTGTTTGAGTGGCCCGACATGTTGTTCGGTGGGACCGCCTACGCGGTCAACAAGACGGTGCTTATCTACCTCGCTGCCGTAGCCATCACTGGGGCCATTTTTTTGTTAGCCGGTCGGAAAACTGGCTCGCTGGTGCCGGCCGGAATCCAGCACGTGGCCGAGTCGGGCGTGACGTTCATCGAGGAGTCAGTGGTAATGGAGACCATTGGCGAGGAAGGCAAGAAGTTCGTGCCATTCCTGACCACCATGTTCTTTTTCATTCTCTTCTCCAACATCTTCGAGGTGGTGCCAGGAATCCAGTTCCCGGCCAACAGTCGTATGGCAGTGCCGATCACCCTGGCCCTCGTTGTGTGGGTCATCTACAACTTCGTAGGCGTGCGTGCCCAAGGCCTAGGCGGATATCTCAAAAACTCTTTGTTCCCGCCGGGCGTGCCGGTGGCTCTGTATCTGATTGTGACACCTATCGAGTTGGTGTCGACCTTCGTCGTGCGACCCTTCTCACTGGCCATTCGGCTCTGGGCCAACATGGTTGCAGGTCACCTGCTACTGGTGACCTTCGCTGTGTTGACTCACACGCTTTGGTCGAATGGCTATGTGGGTGCTGTGGCGCCCTTTTCCATGCTGATCATGATGACCGGCTTCGAAATCTTGGTGTCAGTGCTACAGGCCTTCATCTTCACGATCCTGACTGCCGTGTACATCGGTGGCTCGCTCCACCCGGCGCACTGA
- the atpE gene encoding ATP synthase F0 subunit C, which translates to MLNVLAQTGPGEMLEGLKAIGAGLGYGLAAIGPGVGIGTVVGNAISSMARQPESAGMVRTTMFLGIAFTEALALIGFVVFILLLP; encoded by the coding sequence GTGCTCAACGTTCTGGCGCAGACGGGACCTGGTGAGATGCTCGAGGGCCTCAAGGCCATTGGTGCCGGTCTCGGTTATGGCCTAGCGGCTATCGGACCAGGTGTCGGTATCGGCACTGTGGTCGGTAACGCCATCTCCTCGATGGCCCGACAACCCGAGTCGGCTGGCATGGTCCGGACGACGATGTTCCTCGGTATTGCCTTTACCGAGGCACTCGCCCTGATCGGTTTCGTCGTCTTCATCCTCCTACTGCCCTGA
- the glpX gene encoding class II fructose-bisphosphatase codes for MTVDAQVPDRNLALDLCRVTEAAALAASRWMGRGDKEGADGAAVDAMRHVLDTVAMDGIVVIGEGEKDEAPMLFNGERIGNGQPPAADIAVDPIDGTTLTSLGRANAIAVIAVSDRGTMFDPGPCVYMEKIAVGPECAEVIDIAESATENLRRIAEAKQEDVRDLTAVILDRDRHAELINEVRASGARIRLIPDGDVAGAISTAWRDSGADVLFGIGGTPEGVISAAALKCMDGAIQGRLWPRNEAERTAALEAGYDLDQVLATDDLVAGDNCFFSATGITDGDLVKGVHYTSGKAHTQSLVMRSKSRTVRMIEAHHVLDKLEEFSPVY; via the coding sequence ATGACTGTCGACGCCCAGGTACCCGACCGCAACCTCGCTCTCGACCTCTGTCGGGTCACCGAGGCGGCCGCGCTGGCCGCCTCTCGGTGGATGGGCCGGGGAGACAAGGAGGGGGCCGACGGAGCCGCCGTGGACGCCATGCGCCACGTGCTGGACACCGTGGCCATGGACGGCATCGTCGTCATCGGTGAGGGTGAAAAGGACGAGGCGCCAATGCTCTTCAACGGCGAGCGGATCGGCAATGGCCAACCGCCGGCCGCCGACATCGCCGTGGATCCCATCGACGGAACCACGCTGACCTCGCTTGGTCGGGCCAACGCCATCGCCGTCATCGCGGTGAGCGACCGCGGCACCATGTTCGACCCGGGGCCGTGCGTCTACATGGAGAAGATCGCCGTCGGGCCAGAGTGTGCCGAAGTGATCGACATCGCGGAGTCAGCGACCGAAAACCTCCGCCGGATCGCCGAGGCCAAGCAGGAAGACGTTCGGGACCTGACGGCAGTAATCCTGGACCGGGACCGCCACGCTGAGCTCATCAACGAGGTCCGGGCCTCTGGGGCCCGCATCCGGCTTATCCCAGACGGTGACGTGGCTGGCGCCATCTCGACCGCCTGGCGGGACTCCGGGGCCGACGTGCTGTTCGGCATCGGTGGCACGCCGGAGGGCGTCATCTCGGCCGCCGCCCTGAAGTGCATGGATGGGGCCATCCAGGGACGCCTGTGGCCCCGCAACGAGGCTGAGCGCACCGCCGCCCTGGAGGCCGGCTATGACCTAGACCAGGTGCTGGCTACCGACGATCTGGTGGCTGGGGACAACTGCTTCTTCTCGGCCACCGGCATCACCGACGGCGACCTGGTCAAGGGCGTGCACTACACCTCGGGCAAGGCCCACACCCAGTCGCTGGTCATGCGGTCCAAGTCACGCACCGTGCGCATGATCGAGGCGCACCACGTGCTGGACAAGCTCGAGGAGTTCTCGCCCGTCTACTGA
- a CDS encoding dienelactone hydrolase: MPTTPAVSGLFLTPGAGSDRDHPSLVALEERLAPLPVERMDFPYRKAGKPFPDRAPILVGAVYDGVAAMATDRGIDPARLVLGGRSMGGRMCSLAVADGLPAAGLVLVGYPLHPPKKPENLRVDHFGDLDVPCLFVSGDRDEFGSPAEFDAHLSAIPGPVTVVRLAGKRHDLKGVEDQVCDAVQEWLVSL; this comes from the coding sequence ATGCCCACCACGCCGGCCGTTTCCGGCCTGTTCCTCACCCCCGGGGCGGGTAGCGACCGCGACCACCCGAGCCTGGTGGCCCTTGAGGAACGTCTGGCCCCCCTGCCGGTGGAGCGCATGGACTTCCCGTACCGGAAGGCAGGAAAGCCGTTCCCCGACCGGGCTCCGATACTGGTCGGGGCGGTGTACGACGGCGTGGCCGCTATGGCGACCGACCGGGGGATCGACCCGGCGAGGCTGGTGCTGGGCGGTCGCAGTATGGGGGGCCGGATGTGCTCGCTGGCCGTGGCCGACGGGCTCCCAGCGGCCGGCCTGGTACTGGTCGGCTATCCGCTGCACCCTCCGAAGAAGCCCGAGAACCTTCGGGTCGACCACTTTGGCGACCTCGACGTGCCGTGCCTGTTCGTGTCTGGCGACCGCGACGAGTTCGGGTCGCCCGCCGAGTTCGACGCCCACCTGTCGGCCATCCCTGGCCCGGTCACTGTGGTCCGGTTAGCGGGTAAGCGACACGACCTGAAGGGAGTGGAGGACCAGGTGTGCGACGCCGTCCAAGAGTGGCTAGTCAGCCTCTAG